The Chryseolinea soli nucleotide sequence TCGCTGTTGTCGATCATCGACGGCATCAACACACAGGAATACGATCTCTGCAAGACGCTGCGGATGAACAATTGGCAAACGCTGCTGGAGGTGGTGATCGTGGGCCGGTTGGACCAGGTGTTTGAAGTGATGCGCCAGAACTTCGCCATTGCCTGGATGATGATCACCATGGTGGAAGGCCTCAGCATGTCGGAGGGAGGCTTGGGCACTATGCTCATCAAGTCGAACAAGTACATCGACCTGAGCACGGTGTTTGCCATCCTGGTCATCATTTTCGGGTTGGGTATTTTCTTTGACTACTTGTTGAAGCAAATGCGCTACTGGCTTTTTCCGTATACTAAAATCGAAAAACGATCATGAACTATACAAAGAATGAAGTGCTGCTCGACGTGAAGGATGTGAGCTTACGCTACGACAAGCCCATTCTCCGCGACATCAATTTCACGATCCGCAACATTGTGCGACCAGGCCTGGACCAGGGCCAGGTGATCTCGCTCATCGGACGAAGTGGAGTGGGCAAGACGCAGTTGTTCAGAGTTCTCGCTGGCTTGATTCAACCCGATACAGGGACGATCTTGATCGGCGTCGAGCAACAAGCCGTAGAAGCGGGGCAGGTGGGCATTGTGCCGCAAAATTATCTGCTGTTCAACCATCGCTCCATCTACGACAACCTGCGCCTCGCCATGAAGCACGTGACGTTGGAGAGTAAGGAGAAGGACGCCCTTATTCAGGATTATGCCGTGAAGTTTGACCTGACGGAGCACTTGAAAAAATATCCGCAGCAACTTTCCGGCGGGCAGCGTCAGCGCGTCAGCATCATTCAACAAGTGCTCACGGGCAACCGTTTTATCTTGCTGGACGAACCTTTCTCGGGATTGGATGCGCTCATGATCGACAAGGTGATGGACTTGCTGGGCCGCGTGGCCACGTTGCACGAATGGAACACGCTGGTCATTGTGAGTCACGATGTGGAGAACTCACTGGCCATCTCGGATACGGCGTTCATTTTGGCGCGTGAGAAAGACAAAGAGGGCGCCACCATCACCGAGACACTCGACCTCATAGAAATGGGGTTGGCGTGGACGCCGGGCATTCGTGAGAACGCACATTTCCAGCAAGTGGTATCGCAGATCAAACACAAAATCTAATGTCAAAGGTGTCCGGAAAACCGGGCACCTTTTTTCGTTCTTGATTTTTTTAGCCTTCCACGATGCGCATCGTCCAGAAGTCATCCGAAAGATTTTCGCTCAACAGGTAATCGTAGGGCATCGTGTAGTATCCGGCCTTGCCCCAGCCCTTGCCCCAACTGTTGCGCACCCAAAACCGTTTTGACGCATCGTTGTAGCCTACCGCCAGCACGGCGTGACCACCCACTTCCTTTTCCGACGGATCGGGCATGTTCAGTTTACCGGTTTCGGCGACTTCATCGCTTTCAAACGATTCGTACACCGTGAAGCCGAACACGAACGGAAAGCCGTCGGCCAGACAGCTTTTCATTTGTTTGAGGTCGCGGCGCACGCGGTGATAGGATAGCACCTGGTGCTTCTCTGCTTCGACGTAACAAGGATCGGGGGGCAGTTTTGCAAATTTCCGGATTTCATAGGGCCACATTCTTTCCGGGCACACACCGTTTTTGTTTACCGTTTTCATGCCGTCGCGGATCATGGCGCCGGCGTCGGTGTTCACGGTGCCCTCGATGACCCGTTCGTTGTAGTAGATGAAGAGCCGCGAAGGGGTGAACGGCTTCATCTTGTTTGTCTTTCGGCGAAGCTCGAATTCATAGGCGGCACCAATGGCGTTGGCCGTACAACTCCCCAGCGATTCCTGGTCGTACACGGGCGGACAGGAATTGCGCAGATCTTTTGACGAGGGTAGCTTGCGCAGCAGCCGGGTGGGAGCCGAATACATCAGGTCGCGTTGATCGGGCAGATCGGGAACCCAGCCAAGTTGTTTTACGTGCCGTTTTTTTGTTTGAAGTTTCATACGTTTTGGGTTTTCTTTTCAGATTTAATGATACGGTATTGGGGTCTTTTGTTGGTTGCTCTTCAGAGGGAAAGGTTGATCCCGAGTTCCTGCGCCGTGATCGGTCCGACAATGCCGTCGGCTTCGTTGATCCCGAATTTTTGTTGTTGAAAACCTATCAAAGCTTTCAATGTCCGCTCGCCAAAATCGCTGTCGACAATGCCTTCGTAAAATCCTTTCACCTTCAGGGCTTGTTGGAGCACAGCGACCAGCGGGCCTTGCGAGCCGAAACGCAGCTTTGCACTTTGCATGGTCGAAATCTCAGACGCCTCGCGGCCGTTCACGAGCACGTAGGGAAATGAATTTTGCGGCAGGGCGTAGGCGTTGTCGTGGAACACTTGCCAAGGCCCGATATTTTTATCGCGGCCGGGTTTGTCGCATTTGGGAAAACCCATGATCACCTGGCATCCGGCGCTGGCGTAGTTGGTGGAGTCCAGGCCCTGGAACCAGCCGCAGTGAATGTTGTCGTGGGGGTTGTCGTATTCAATGCGGTCGTCGTTCTCAAAGTCCAGGTCGTCGGACGTGCGGCGAAAGGGATGGACGGCATTCTGGCGGAAGGCTTCATGGGCCGTGGGCGTACCCGCTTTGTGTATGCCCTTGCGATAATCCTGGTAGTAGCCCGTGAGCAAGCAATTTGTGCGCTCGCCACCTGCCAGCGATTTACTCACATTGATCCGGTTGGGCACCGTACTGGCCGGAAATGCCGCCAATTGCCGGTTGGCCATATCCCATTGCAAAATGGTGCACCGTGGATTCGAGTAGTTGATCTCGGCCGTTTCCAGAAGTTGTTCGGACTTGAAGGACTGGTCATTGGCGTTGGACGTCACTGCGCCACGAAGCCCCACAAGAAGCATGGACGTTTCGGGAAGCATAAATTGATTTACCGCGCAAAGACGCTGCAGCAAATCATGTGTAAGCGAAAAAGTTGACATAACATTGAGGGTTAAAGGTTATTCATGGATCACCGCCCATTTACTGACAACGAGAAAAGATATCCTGTTGCTATACCGTTTTATTACAATCGCTCCTATCCATCATTTATTTTTCTTGAAGACACGCCGGGCGCGCAACGAGGCTCATGACTTATACACCCGGAGCATTTCATTAAAATTAGACGCCGACAAACGGGTCGCCGCGTTCGACAGCAGGGCCATCTCGTTTTCGTACAGGGCATTTTTTTCCAGGTATGACCGGATGAGGGCCAGCACACCCGACACGATCGCCGTGGACACGTTGCAACCGTCGCGGGTCATATATGCGTTATCGGATTTTTGCAGAGAATGGAAACTCCAGTTGGGGAGCACAAAATCGATCGCGGAGTTTATCGCATGGCTTGAAATATTTTCCTTGGAGATGGCGCCAATACCCAGTACGTTGGGATCGGCGGCCGGGTAAAAGGCGACGTTGGAGTAGATCGCGGTTTCGTCC carries:
- a CDS encoding C1 family peptidase, producing MKLQTKKRHVKQLGWVPDLPDQRDLMYSAPTRLLRKLPSSKDLRNSCPPVYDQESLGSCTANAIGAAYEFELRRKTNKMKPFTPSRLFIYYNERVIEGTVNTDAGAMIRDGMKTVNKNGVCPERMWPYEIRKFAKLPPDPCYVEAEKHQVLSYHRVRRDLKQMKSCLADGFPFVFGFTVYESFESDEVAETGKLNMPDPSEKEVGGHAVLAVGYNDASKRFWVRNSWGKGWGKAGYYTMPYDYLLSENLSDDFWTMRIVEG
- a CDS encoding peptidoglycan-binding domain-containing protein, with translation MSTFSLTHDLLQRLCAVNQFMLPETSMLLVGLRGAVTSNANDQSFKSEQLLETAEINYSNPRCTILQWDMANRQLAAFPASTVPNRINVSKSLAGGERTNCLLTGYYQDYRKGIHKAGTPTAHEAFRQNAVHPFRRTSDDLDFENDDRIEYDNPHDNIHCGWFQGLDSTNYASAGCQVIMGFPKCDKPGRDKNIGPWQVFHDNAYALPQNSFPYVLVNGREASEISTMQSAKLRFGSQGPLVAVLQQALKVKGFYEGIVDSDFGERTLKALIGFQQQKFGINEADGIVGPITAQELGINLSL
- a CDS encoding ABC transporter ATP-binding protein, producing MNYTKNEVLLDVKDVSLRYDKPILRDINFTIRNIVRPGLDQGQVISLIGRSGVGKTQLFRVLAGLIQPDTGTILIGVEQQAVEAGQVGIVPQNYLLFNHRSIYDNLRLAMKHVTLESKEKDALIQDYAVKFDLTEHLKKYPQQLSGGQRQRVSIIQQVLTGNRFILLDEPFSGLDALMIDKVMDLLGRVATLHEWNTLVIVSHDVENSLAISDTAFILAREKDKEGATITETLDLIEMGLAWTPGIRENAHFQQVVSQIKHKI